The Pleuronectes platessa chromosome 11, fPlePla1.1, whole genome shotgun sequence DNA segment ACCGAGCTTGATACATGTGGGACACTGGAGCTTGGCGTCCTGGCTGCAGCCCTCGGTCTCACACTCCCTCCTGGTCTCGGTGCTCGCCATGCCTTCGTCTGCGGGAGAGGGTGGAGCCGGCGGCGAGCAGCGCAGCCAGCGGCGTCGCGCTGCGCATGTCCGAGGCGGCGGCGTCACGTGGCGCGGCTCGCATCCAATCGGCGGAGACTTTCCCACTCAGAGAATTATAAGATGGCGACCGCCGAACCGGTGAGCACTCTCTCCACAGAACTAAACACTCTTTTCGGGGGGGCTTCTTGCTTTAATTACGGGCCGAGAACATTTCAAAAGTTCAGGAACATCTGTAAGAATCTGCCCTCACGCGGAAAGTGGCTGTCGCTGTTAGCACTCGCGTTGTTTTGGCCCGGTTTAAAGTTTGTGTTCCGTGCCACGACCCAGGAGCAGCACTCGTGTGTCTCCCAACTTTAAGGCTGACGTTACCAACGTGCCGTTAACTTTGGCCACACAGACCTCCATTACAGAACAACTCACTTCAGTACTCGATTGAGTAATCTGGTCAAATGCGCGAAGGAAGTGTGTTGATTCCAAAACATTAATAACTGTAATAGATTAATGATGAATTCGGCATGTTGAATTACATGAAAAATGCTAAATGGTTGTGTTTTTGAAGTTACATTTTCGACCTTCAAAATTAGTTGACGCTGCTCTCTGCTGACTTCATTGCCTATTTTAGTGTCTAAACGTACATAGTGGAGCAGCGTTGGGTGAATGTCCACACGATTTGTCATCTCATTGATCAGGATTGCTGTTAAAAATGTATACCGAATGTTGAGTTTAGCTGAAATGTTCTAATGTGTTTATAGTGGGTGTGTAACCCTGTATAATGAATAGAAATGTCGTGGTGTTCACGAGTTAATGGTCGCTCGCCAGACACCGGGTTCACATCGCAGTGAAATGCCTGCCAGATGTTCACATCAGGGTTCAGAAGTGAGCACTCACAGATTCTTATTGTTCTTGTTACATATGTAAGATTCTTCAGCAGATTTCAGAGATCACAATCGGCACTGTTGGTTAATCAGCTGAACACTGGGTACATGTTGTTTTTAGTTATGGCACCACCACCATCTaattaaatggcacttacttatagcactttgtagttttgctattttgaagaaattgtactttcttgattcttgttgttctgggtttgtaccctcatggtggaatgcacttattgtaaatcactttggataaaagtgtcagctaaatgaaatgtgatgtaatgtaaaaggGTCCACTTATGCAATGGACAGTTACTGGTGGTAGCTGGTACAGGGTCCTTTCACCAGTAAGATCACCATCAGAGATTTTGTACCTGCCTCACTGCCTTGTAGGAAACCAGCTCAAGTCCGACGCTGCCTGAGGAAGATGGAGCTGAGGAGTCGGGACTGGAGATTGTGAGCCCAGAGGCCTACATCAAACACCCCCTCCAGAACAGGTAAGAGGATTTGAAACAGCCATGAACATCCATACTACTACCTTTTACATTATGTCAAAAAAACAGCATTCTCTAACTTAAACGAAAGCATctcattctgttttatttacctGCATCTTTGCTTATTGTTAATTGACATCTGTTTTGTCACCTTATCCAAGAACTTTGTGGCACACAGTGCTGATATAAAGCAACAGTGAGCATGCCTAAAGTAAGCTGTGACCTCATCGTTTCCCAAACActattttacatttacacacaggTACATAGAAAAGTCTTTGAAAATCTGCACTTGGAAGGCATTTGTAAAAAATCTCAGTTATATTATCTTTAAACGCAGTTTGCATGTGGACGAGAGGGCCCAACACAGGAAAAAGTTGGGTTTGCAAAATATCTGCATCAGTGTGGACGTTGCGTTATTCACTACATGGCTTTGACGATTTTCATTAATACAGATAAGCTTTTGTTTAAACggttaattaattatttatcttGTGGCTGGTGGGAGTGGAGGtgataaatcctgcctcctccatgtcagttcATGAGACATGGACAAAACTGAAGAGTCAAAGTACGTCAAATGCATTTTTATCAAAGATGGTTTCCCGtcattttaggttgttcttATCAATCTGAATGATCGAGTTAAACATTTCCGGTGagcttgttttaatttgttatttgactttattaaaacagggtgaaacgtcATGTTTAACAGCTGAGACTGTCTCATGACTGGTGTGTATTTATCGGTGAGACCTTGACGAAGCAGCTGCATCGCTTGATCCATACCATACAGACTGCGGCTTCAAACAAGCTAAATGGCAAATGGcgtgaggaagtggagacgtgttgtccatctttatttacagtcatgaCCGAGCACAGCAGAGACAAGCCTTCTGTCTGgctttcattcattttatcaATCCCTGTGTTTTGATACAGGGTCTTAGGGTGCTGGAGGTTATCCCATCGTGCATTTTAAACCTGCCAGTCAAAAAGACTGAGGAATATATAAACCGCCTCCTATTATGACCTATAGTCAAACAATGAATTATTGTACTGGACAATTTAACAAGGAATACACAGATGTGACCAAATGGCAAAGCCTCCacttatatttatgtatttatgtatgtatgcaaATACAGTTGAACCTGTGGCCCCCGACAGACTAGTtgcattaatggttttattgtagCGTCAACAGCCACACAATTATTTATTCTTCTCGAACCTAGAGAGGTTAAGGCAGTTGCTGAGCTGTGAGAGGATTTAGCGTTGAGCACATATGACACTGTGTCACAATTAATTTGACAATGCGAGTGACAGTGTGACATACTTACCAGTTGGGCGGTGTTGTCAGCAGCATCCAGGTGCATCCACACGTTGCCCACTTGCTCCACAGCTCAATGGCTTTTGGTTAGTGCTGTTTACCTCGTGTTTAATTGGGGGCTTGAGACGTATATTCAAATTTCCACCTTGTCTGTTTTTCGCCCAACAGCTGGTCTCTGTGGTTCTTCAAGAATGACAAGAGCAAGACGTGGCAGGCCAACCTGCGACTCATCTCCAAATTTGACACGGTTGAAGATTTCTGGGCGTAAGGAGCTACACATTTCTCTGAGtcttcttttagtttttctgcACCACTATGGAGGGAGCAGTAAAATGTCCTTAACAGATGTTGCgtttttaaataaccattacATGCGTTAGCGATGAATTAGCTTGTTTCGCTAATGCTGTGCTCTCGTCACTTCTAGTCTCTACAATCACATCCAGGTGTCAAGCAACCTCATGTCAGGCTGCGATTACTCACTTTTTAAGGTAAGTTTGTGTCCAtttattaaaatttgtttttttgtattaaatgtGCAGAGAAAATCTTAAAATCCTTCTTCCTCAGTATTAAAGCGTAACCGTGACCACCCCTGTTTAGAACAGCTCTGGTTTCCGAAGTAAatttcccttttgttttctcCATTGAAGTTTCAGAAAATCTTTATTTAGAGAGTTTTAAGGCCGACCAGCTGAATTGTGCAAATTCTTTTGCAAAAAAAGATTAGAAAATAAAGGTAAAAGGTGCACGATTTTGTACTTTATTATTGAATTTAGTGTCCTGAGATAATGTCTGTTATAATTTGGCGttctacaaataaaattgaattgaattatttTAAGAGTAAGGAACCATGCATCACATTGTCGATAGTGTTGTATTCTCCTTGACATTGCAAATAAGACAGGTTTTTCTTCCAATGTAGTTGATATACAGTATTGTGGCTTCTACAGGAGCATAAAACATTGTTTCACAATCTCATTGAATGTGCGCAGTCTGCCATGTATGGTTAAATATTATTTCTAAAAATCAAAATACCATTTAGAAAATGAATGGGATTTTTTACTACTGGAACCAGGCTATTGAGCTCTATTCTCCCTGGTGCTGAGAAAAGGGCTTCTTGTATTATACACCAGTGTCTGCACTTGCTGTATTGTGTGTTCATCTAAATGAACTACAGTGTTTTGGTGTCAGTGTCCGTGACACCATTTTAATAACTATAAAACTATTTCTTCTAAAGTGGTGGTGGTTCACATTTAAATGGACATGAAATATCTTGCTTTTActttatgcatttattttttgaGACATTAGATAGGCAGCTATAAACTATCATGCTACAGTTAGGTTTCTGAACTGAAacatattcaaattatttttatcGCCGGCATACCAATAATGCCTAATTTCAAGATTTCTTTATGACAGCAGGTTCAAATTATGATTGTTGACACCAAGAATTCCAGTCAAATGGCAGCATCATTACTTGAGGGTAGGCAAACAAAGACTGAAGTGGGCAGGTTTTGTTTAGTCTTTTTGGTCTGACTAAATCTGTCTCAGAACTCGTGCAATTAAAAGAGCTCATTTAGCCACAGTGCTGATAGAAAATGAGAAGCGTGGGTGGAAGTTTCTTGTAAGTGGAAAAGCAGGAGCAGCCACTAATTATACTGCATTTGAGGAAGGTGATAATAATAAATGGAAAAGGCAGTCATCAAATATGGCTGCGCTCTTTGATCAGCCAGCTTTTTATGTAAATCCCTGATTAATGAGTGAACCGGTTTTCATAGCGGGGGAGCTAGTTTATCAGCACCTGTAAAATTAAAGTTGAACAAATTTCACATATGAAATCATAGAAATCACAActttttacaatgttttttttctttatcttaaTTCATGAGCGTGGTCTTTTGGTTTGAGAGCAGGATTGATGTCACGTTTGGATTTGTAATACAAAACCCTGTAACCctgttgtgggtgtgtgtattgCCTATCTGGTTACTTCTGCAGTTGGCACTATTCCCGTAgaatacaaagaaaacaaagaaacaaggcGAGGTcgatttagttttttatcattGACAGTGTAATATTATATAGAAACACTTACTTAAGATCCTTCCATTTGCCCCTCAATGTTGAGGGATCTGCGGGACTCCTGCTGCATGAAGATGATCTTTTTGCTTCAAGCACACAGACGAGAAGCTGGTGAAATAATAAAGCTGTGGAGGGCGCGCATGCATGAGCTCTATAGTTATAGTATCCGCCCATATGGGACTTTCAAAAAGTAAAGCTGACACGCCCACAACAAGGGCGGGACAATTTCATTCATTATCTCTACAGCTGCAGGAGTTAAAATTCAAGAGCAAAGGAAAAATCTGTTTCACTCGTATAGTGAAGCAGCACGAGGGTGAGAAGAAGAAATCTttccaagcaacaaaatatctgagtaCGAGCgcacagtttgagcacaagcagagtcTGAGTGCGAGCCTAGTGTTTCGAGTGAAAGCAGTACAAAATCAGAAACTTAAAGAtcaaagacaagaaaaaaacacaaatggtgATGTGATTGAGGATGTTAAGGCCAAGCTTGTATAGTAGGTTAAATGTGATACACATTGAGCCATCAATGGAcaagtgcacatttcttgctaTTCTTTAAGTATTCCAACTGCAGACATCTACAATTGGTTTTCAAGATTTTCCACTGTGATAGTTTGAAGGTTGCAAAAGATATTTTTCCTGCAGCCAATGTGGGAATCCTGTCCCTACCTCACTCTTTAAGGCTGTGTTGAAGTTGTGGTGCAGTGGTGTGGGATGTACATTGACAGTTTGAACCATCACTGCAGGATGGCATTGAACCCATGTGGGAAGATGAGAGGAACAAGCGCGGCGGCCGCTGGCTGATGACACTCAACAAGCAGATGAGGAGATCAGACCTGGACCGCTTCTGGCTGGAAACAGTAAGTTCAGTCGTGCTTTGTCAAGTCTTCAGTGCTGTTACTCAAACAAGTGATAAAATAAATCCTTCCTCTGAGCCTTTTTCACCTGCTGTCAGATGTAATTCGTCGACCACTCTATCATTACATCTGTAACAATGTTCATACAGGTTATTACCTCCTTTTATAACTTTCCAAACTGATCTGAGCCACAGACGAGATTGTTTTAGTCCGCTCGTCTTTTTGCGCACAATCATCAACTAATGTCTACGAAGATTTGCTATTCCCTTGACTATGAGCTGAGCTGGTGATGAGTCACAGAGCAGTCAGATGAGTGCAATTGAAATTTGACTTGCTCACTGCTAAATCTGCAGTCCACACAGTGTAGTGAGCTCTCCTGAGCTTGCCAGCCCTTACTGTACTGTCAATACTGAGACTCTTGAGGGCTGAAAGGGCTCACTTAGATTTTTCTAATGACGTTCACACTAAATGTTTTACTATATGGTGAGCCTGAAGCAAGACCTATAAAGATTGCAGACAGTCTTAAATAAGCTCCTATTAGGCCCTTGTATTGAGTCGTGGAGGGATGCTTAGTCCTGATCTCGGAGCTGCCACAACTTTGACGTTTACCTCACAGATCATAAAAGGTGTtgtgggaaaaaaaattgaaaatactTTGCGGATAATACGAAGACTTCGCAGCCTGGCTGGGTAAAAACATCGCAGGTGCTCGGGTTGATGCTAGGCGGTGTGCTGCCACCAGTGGCCAGAAGCTACGTTGCAGAGAATATCCCAGACATGGTTGCTGCCATCTTTGAGTCTGGGCATTAATGAGTGTCGAGTGGAGAAGTGGTATCAGGGCTCTGCTGATTCACAAGCTCTGCCAATCACAATTCTGTCTTAAATCATGCCGTCTCAGCCTGTGTTTATAGAATCAAATACATACTTGGATATACAGCTGTAGGATTATAATCTTAAATGAGAAAAACCCTCTTTGAGAAAAATTCACATGTACTTTGGAGGTTTAAGTTTGATGTCTCATTTGCTGACATTTTGGagcttataaaaaaatatattagagATTTTCGGAATATCTGACATGACAATATTTTAATTGTACATGTTAACAGACTGTAGGCAAAAGGGCTGCGAATACACCACCACACTAATGCAAACCATTCATCTCATCCCTTGAAGGATACGGTGTTTCGAGTATAGTATTTAAATGTTATGGCTCAAACTGAGATAGTTTTCATAAACGGAAAATTGTCATTGTGAAATACTCTTTCTCCCTCACTGATCTTAGAAAGGTCAAACATGAATTGTAAAAAATCACATCTCACTCTGAAAATGTTTTGCGTAGACCTGAATGAAAGAGTGCAGGAGTCCCACTGTGACAAAGCCAACAATGTCTGTGGCCTTCCTCTTTTGTGAGAATGTGGTGGATTTGcagttatatttaaagttaTGTGACTCATCAGGTTATCTCAATAGcccttttcttccctctgtcccttcgtcagctgctgtgtttaGTCGGAGAGGCCTTTGACGATTACAGCGATCATGTCTGCGGAGCCGTGGTCAACATCCGCACAAAAGGAGACAAAATAGCCGTGTGGACCGCAGACTATGACAACCGGGAAGCTGTAACACACATAGGGTGAGACGGACGTTTGGTGTCAGTTGAAAGTATTTCAACCACAGGTGGTGATGATCTCTACATTCTAATATTCTGCCATTTTCCGTAACAGGAGAGTGTACAAGGAGCGCCTGGGGCTGCCCACGAAGATGACCATTGGCTACCAGTCCCACGCAGACACAGCCACCAAGAGCGGCTCAACCACCAAGAACAAATTTGTTGTTTGAGAAATGCCCTATGTGCCTCTCACATTTTCTTGTCTTATTTGTTATTGGTGCATATGTTTACTTTGCTGCAAAGACTGTGCGGAATGCAATCATGAGGGAAGGAAACTCAATCCATGTCTACAAGCCAAATGTTTCCATAAACTGCCCAGAACGTGAATCACAGGAAAAACACCCACGGAGAGAAACATGACAAACATGAATCTTCCAAAACACTAACCATGAGAGGTATTAATAGTCGATGGTAACTAGAGTGCTGCAAactcaacgtttttttttatggcaGGGAACcctgaaatgcaaaaaaaattattctacAGCATTGTTGTGTGCTGTAATCCTGAATGACATTAAACccttttaatttattctattaatTTGCCTGCATATTATTAGATTTTTAGaccttttgttttctgcttttttgcCTTGAACTGTTGAACATAATCAACCTTTTAAAGTATATCATGACTCATTGGAGTGTtaatataattaaaacattGGTTTTGCAGTTATTAACTTTTAAATTGTGGAATGCTTTTTTGCAACCTGTCATCGGCACATTTCCTGTTATAAATGAAATGCTTTTACACTTGCATTGGTGCTGTATTGTAGGATATAGACTTTTGGTGGTTGGATTGAAAACCAACCCAATCTTCCGACTATATAATCCAATAACtctgaaagacaaaaaagaggAACATCCTTC contains these protein-coding regions:
- the eif4eb gene encoding LOW QUALITY PROTEIN: eukaryotic translation initiation factor 4eb (The sequence of the model RefSeq protein was modified relative to this genomic sequence to represent the inferred CDS: deleted 2 bases in 1 codon) → MPSSAGEGGAGGEQRSQRRRAAHVRGGGVTWRGSHPIGGDFPTENYKMATAEPETSSSPTLPEEDGAEESGLEIVSPEAYIKHPLQNSWSLWFFKNDKSKTWQANLRLISKFDTVEDFWALYNHIQVSSNLMSGCDYSLFKDGIEPMWEDERNKRGGRWLMTLNKQMRRSDLDRFWLETLLCLVGEAFDDYSDHVCGAVVNIRTKGDKIAVWTADYDNREAVTHIGRVYKERLGLPTKMTIGYQSHADTATKSGSTTKNKFVV